A single genomic interval of Pyrus communis chromosome 7, drPyrComm1.1, whole genome shotgun sequence harbors:
- the LOC137739614 gene encoding S-adenosylmethionine synthase 1: protein METFLFTSESVNEGHPDKLCDQISDAVLDACLAQDPDSKVACETCTKTNMVMVFGEITTKANVDYEKIVRDTCRAIGFVSDDVGLDADNCKVLVNIEQQSPDIAQGVHGHFTKRPEEIGAGDQGHMFGYATDETPELMPLSHVLSTKLGARLTEVRKNGTCPWLRPDGKTQVTVEYYNENGAMVPVRVHTVLISTQHDETVTNDEIAADLKEHVIKPVVPEKYLDEKTIFHLNPSGRFVIGGPHGDAGLTGRKIIIDTYGGWGAHGGGAFSGKDPTKVDRSGAYIVRQAAKSIVANGLARRAIVQVSYAIGVPEPLSVFVDTYGTGKIPDKEILKIVKETFDFRPGMITINLDLKRGGGGRFLKTAAYGHFGRDDPDFTWEVVKPLKWEKPQS, encoded by the coding sequence ATGGAGACTTTCCTATTCACATCTGAATCCGTGAACGAGGGTCACCCCGACAAGCTGTGTGACCAGATCTCTGATGCAGTGCTAGATGCCTGCCTTGCCCAGGACCCTGACAGCAAGGTTGCCTGTGAGACATGCACCAAAACCAACATGGTCATGGTGTTCGGAGAGATCACTACCAAGGCCAATGTTGACTATGAGAAGATAGTCCGTGACACTTGCCGCGCCATTGGATTTGTTTCTGATGATGTGGGTCTTGATGCCGATAACTGCAAGGTCCTGGTTAATATTGAGCAACAGAGCCCTGATATTGCCCAGGGTGTCCATGGTCACTTTACCAAGCGACCTGAGGAGATTGGTGCTGGTGACCAGGGTCACATGTTTGGTTATGCCACTGATGAAACCCCTGAATTGATGCCCCTTAGCCATGTGCTTTCCACCAAGCTTGGTGCTCGTCTCACTGAGGTTAGGAAGAATGGTACCTGCCCTTGGTTGAGACCTGATGGCAAGACCCAAGTCACCGTGGAGTACTACAACGAAAATGGAGCTATGGTTCCAGTCCGTGTCCACACTGTTCTCATCTCCACCCAGCATGATGAGACTGTCACAAACGATGAGATTGCTGCTGACCTCAAGGAGCATGTCATTAAGCCTGTTGTCCCTGAGAAGTACCTTGACGAGAAGACAATCTTCCACCTTAACCCCTCAGGCCGCTTTGTGATTGGTGGTCCTCATGGTGATGCAGGTCTTACCGGACGCAAGATTATTATTGACACTTATGGTGGATGGGGAGCCCATGGTGGAGGTGCTTTCTCTGGAAAGGACCCAACCAAGGTCGACAGGAGTGGCGCCTACATTGTGAGGCAGGCTGCCAAGAGCATTGTAGCAAATGGGCTTGCTCGCAGGGCCATTGTGCAGGTGTCTTATGCCATCGGTGTGCCGGAGCCCTTGTCAGTTTTCGTTGACACATATGGAACTGGAAAGATCCCTGACAAGGAAATCCTTAAAATTGTGAAGGAGACCTTCGATTTCAGGCCTGGCATGATCACTATCAACCTGGACCTCAAGAGGGGTGGTGGCGGAAGGTTCTTGAAGACAGCTGCCTATGGACACTTTGGAAGGGACGACCCAGATTTCACCTGGGAGGTTGTGAAGCCCCTCAAGTGGGAGAAGCCTCAATCTTGA